One Desulfobacterales bacterium genomic region harbors:
- a CDS encoding transporter substrate-binding domain-containing protein, which produces MWCSKFRSIVLFYTPLFFTLWLALPYTLYGQSAEGPVRVAVRLCPPFVIKDSNAYSGISIFLWDKIAEELGLQYNIEEFDREELIESVAQGKADVAVSCLSITQDSEQIIDFSHSFFNTHLSIAVKQHGIMQSIKNVLLNKKLLIAVGIIFGVAILIGGTLFMLEHRINEKLYSMKNQRGKILEAFITGLLFVTSGPIRYYEFRTLSGRTIAALLAVGSTVMIASITALLASAFTLDQMHSEIKGPQDLAKIKVGAVRASPAFEYLMEQGIKVRIFMDGEDLVEALDSGHVDAVVGEDAVLKYYIRDAQAEGKYKSLSVLPFAFAGKSYGLAFRDGNSLLEKINQVLLSVSESPEWSKELAKYIGK; this is translated from the coding sequence ATGTGGTGCTCCAAATTCAGGTCTATAGTCTTATTTTATACGCCTCTCTTTTTTACGCTTTGGTTGGCTCTACCTTATACACTCTATGGTCAATCGGCAGAGGGCCCAGTAAGAGTTGCAGTGCGCCTTTGCCCACCCTTCGTCATTAAAGATAGTAACGCTTATTCAGGGATAAGCATTTTCCTCTGGGATAAAATAGCCGAAGAATTGGGGCTCCAGTACAACATTGAGGAATTCGATCGTGAAGAGCTGATAGAATCAGTCGCCCAAGGCAAGGCGGATGTTGCTGTTTCGTGTCTCTCTATTACGCAGGACAGCGAACAAATTATTGATTTTTCCCATTCCTTTTTTAATACGCATCTTTCCATTGCTGTAAAGCAGCATGGTATTATGCAATCTATAAAGAATGTATTACTAAATAAGAAGCTGCTTATTGCCGTAGGAATTATTTTTGGTGTGGCCATTTTAATCGGTGGCACTCTTTTTATGTTGGAGCATCGCATCAATGAAAAGCTCTATTCAATGAAAAACCAAAGAGGCAAGATTTTAGAAGCATTCATTACTGGGCTGCTGTTCGTTACTTCAGGCCCCATCCGCTATTATGAATTCAGGACGCTAAGTGGGCGGACGATTGCAGCGCTGCTGGCGGTAGGTAGCACAGTGATGATTGCCAGCATTACCGCCCTGCTTGCCAGTGCCTTCACCCTCGACCAAATGCATTCAGAGATTAAAGGACCTCAGGACCTGGCTAAAATCAAAGTAGGTGCAGTGAGAGCTTCACCAGCTTTCGAGTATCTAATGGAACAAGGAATCAAGGTGCGCATTTTCATGGATGGGGAAGATTTGGTCGAGGCACTTGATTCAGGCCATGTAGATGCGGTAGTCGGCGAAGATGCTGTCTTGAAATACTATATCAGAGACGCCCAAGCGGAAGGAAAATATAAGTCGCTCTCAGTTCTACCTTTCGCATTCGCAGGCAAGAGCTACGGACTGGCTTTTCGCGACGGAAATTCACTCTTGGAAAAGATTAATCAAGTTTTGCTGTCTGTCAGCGAAAGTCCTGAGTGGAGTAAGGAGCTCGCCAAATATATAGGAAAATAA